The DNA sequence GATCGCGCTCCCGGTAAAACCGCTTCAGGGTCGCCTCTCCGTCAATCATGGCCACAACAATATCGCCATTATCCGCGGTCTGTTGCGGCCGGATCAACACCAGGTCACCATCAACAATGGCATCATTGACCATGGAATCCCCTTTGACCCGAAGAAAAAAGGTCCCGCCCCGCAGCTGCACCTTTTCCAGGGGATAGTACCCTTCAATATCCTCAACAGCCAAGGTCAGGTCGCCAGCGCGAACCAAACCGGCTATGGGAACAGACACCATTTCCGGCAGAGGTTCCCGAACAAGCATGATCCCTCTGGAACTCCCTGATTCCCTGAGGAGATACCCTTTTTTCTCCAGGGCTTTCAAATGATTGAGAACACTTATATTGCCGCTCGTGCCAAGGTGGCCAGCGATTTCCCGGAGGGTCGGCGGCAGGCCCTTGCCGTCAATGCGGCTGGCAATGAAATCCAGAACCTGTTGTTGCCGTAATGTGAGTTTTTCCATGGCTTCCTCATTATAGTACCAAATGGTAAATATACCATTTGATATACCATCCGAATACAGCGAAGTCAAGAAGGTGGCTTGCCCGCTGAACCCGCCGCCGATATTCTCCAATACGCTTTCCACACCTCTGCAGTTGACAACCACCCTCACTCCGGGCAATAATCCGGTCAGCCTTGCCATCATGCAATGCCTTCCTTTTTCAGCCGCCATCTCCCGTAAATACTATTTAAAGACACACTGGAGTCACCATGATTCATCTCTCGAATATTGCCAAACAGCACGGCACCCAGCTCCTCTTCCGCGATGCGAGCTTTCAGATACTCCCCGGCAGCCGAACCGGGCTGGTCGGGCCAAACGGCGCCGGCAAGACCTCCATATTCCGGATCATTACCGGAGAGGAGGAAGTGGACAGCGGCGAAATCACCTGCGCCAAGCGGACCACCATTGGCTACTTCTCCCAGGATGTAGGCGAGATGCTTGGCCGGACCGCCCTGGAAGAGGTTATGGCCGGTTCTGCTGCTACCGTCAAGCTGGCGGCGCAACTGAAAGAGATGGAAGCAGCAATGTGCGAGCCGCAGTCGGACGACGAGATGGCCACCCTGCTGGAGCGTTACGGCGAGGCAATGGAAGAGTTCGAGCACCGCGACGGCTATGACCTGGACACCCGGGCCCAAACCGTGCTCACCGGACTAGGTATCGGTCCCGACCGGTTCAACCACCCGGTGGAATCGTTCAGCGGCGGCTGGAAAATGCGCATTGCCCTGGCCAAGATCCTGACCCTGCAACCTGATGTCCTGCTGATGGACGAACCGACCAACCACCTCGACGTCGAGTCGATCATCTGGCTGGAAGAGTGGCTGGCTGCAGAGTTCAAGGGGGCGCTCCTGATGACCAGCCACGACCGCGACTTCATGAACCGGATCGTCACCCGGATCATCGAAGTGGCAAACAAGACCGTCACCACCTACGGTGGCAACTACGATTTCTACGAAAAAGAGCGGGAC is a window from the Geoanaerobacter pelophilus genome containing:
- the lexA gene encoding transcriptional repressor LexA, producing the protein MEKLTLRQQQVLDFIASRIDGKGLPPTLREIAGHLGTSGNISVLNHLKALEKKGYLLRESGSSRGIMLVREPLPEMVSVPIAGLVRAGDLTLAVEDIEGYYPLEKVQLRGGTFFLRVKGDSMVNDAIVDGDLVLIRPQQTADNGDIVVAMIDGEATLKRFYRERDHIRLQPRNPNMAAIIIPAGEELAIIGKAVKIIRNIE